In Halalkalibaculum roseum, a single window of DNA contains:
- a CDS encoding PQQ-dependent sugar dehydrogenase → MKKILPLFTLMFSFLAISCAGQPDIERSDTDENYTTETVVSEVSVPWGMTWLPNGDMLITERSGTLHIFSDGDLSEPLSGVPEVWSNGQGGMLDVALHPDYEENGWIYLTYSSPQGNERGANTALMRARLNDDHTGLTNQEVLYKAVPNTRRGQHFGSRIAFDDEGYVYFSIGDRGNRDVNPQDITRDGGKIYRLNPDGTIPADNPFVNESGAKKAIYSYGHRNPQGMATHPETGEIWTHEHGPRGGDEVNLIKKGENYGWPIISYGINYSGTEFAEDTARAGMMQPEWYWDPSIAPSGMAFATSDTYPEWQGHLLVGSLKFNYLVLCLMEDNTITGEEVLFEGIGRVRSVEQGPDGYIYVGTEGNGIVRIVPKGT, encoded by the coding sequence ATGAAAAAAATCCTGCCTCTATTCACCCTGATGTTTTCGTTTCTTGCAATCAGCTGCGCCGGTCAGCCGGATATTGAGAGATCGGACACAGATGAAAATTACACAACCGAAACAGTAGTCAGTGAGGTCTCGGTACCCTGGGGAATGACCTGGCTGCCCAACGGTGATATGCTCATCACCGAGCGATCAGGCACGCTGCATATTTTCAGTGACGGCGACCTCAGTGAGCCGCTTTCAGGGGTTCCGGAAGTCTGGTCCAATGGACAGGGTGGAATGCTGGATGTCGCCCTCCATCCTGACTATGAAGAAAACGGGTGGATCTATCTCACCTACTCAAGTCCCCAGGGTAATGAGCGCGGGGCCAACACGGCGCTGATGAGAGCCCGCCTGAATGATGATCATACCGGTTTGACCAACCAGGAAGTGCTCTACAAGGCGGTACCTAACACACGGCGCGGCCAGCATTTTGGCAGCCGAATCGCTTTTGATGATGAAGGGTATGTCTATTTCAGCATCGGTGACCGAGGAAACCGGGATGTGAATCCTCAGGATATCACCCGTGACGGGGGAAAGATTTACCGGCTGAACCCGGACGGTACCATCCCAGCGGACAATCCCTTTGTTAATGAATCAGGGGCCAAGAAAGCTATTTATTCCTACGGACATCGAAATCCTCAGGGTATGGCCACTCATCCCGAAACAGGGGAGATATGGACACATGAGCACGGACCTCGAGGAGGCGATGAAGTAAACCTGATTAAGAAAGGAGAAAATTACGGGTGGCCTATCATCAGCTATGGTATCAACTACAGCGGCACCGAGTTTGCCGAGGATACGGCGCGGGCCGGGATGATGCAGCCTGAGTGGTACTGGGATCCATCCATAGCACCTTCGGGCATGGCCTTTGCTACCAGTGATACCTATCCCGAATGGCAGGGACACCTACTGGTCGGATCCCTTAAGTTCAACTACCTGGTGCTGTGCCTGATGGAGGATAATACCATCACCGGCGAAGAAGTGCTATTTGAAGGCATCGGACGTGTACGCAGCGTAGAACAGGGCCCGGACGGGTATATTTACGTGGGTACCGAGGGGAACGGAATTGTGAGAATTGTTCCAAAAGGGACTTAA
- a CDS encoding dienelactone hydrolase family protein: MKTILGYISIAILALMIASCGSEKKDDYLDRMDEEHKDDAPVANAASETPQSADVSEETVTYATVNGQEITGYLAKPENAEGDLPGLIVIHEWWGLNDNIRMMTRRLAGEGYTALAVDLYNGKVAETPDSAGAYARSVEQEPALDNLTQAYNYLIDTQNANGVGTIGWCFGGGWSLQTALAMPEDIDATVIYYGRLVTDKDRLENLTMPILGIFGAEDGGIPPSAVNEFESALNDVGVQNSIHIYDGAGHAFANPSGRNYVEKAANDAWMKTTTFFEEHLKN; this comes from the coding sequence ATGAAAACGATACTTGGATATATTTCGATAGCCATACTTGCATTAATGATTGCTTCCTGTGGTTCGGAGAAGAAAGACGATTACCTCGACCGCATGGATGAAGAACATAAAGATGACGCTCCGGTAGCAAATGCCGCGAGCGAAACACCACAATCCGCTGATGTGTCCGAGGAGACCGTCACCTATGCCACGGTCAACGGACAGGAAATCACCGGTTACCTGGCCAAACCGGAGAATGCTGAGGGAGATCTTCCCGGTCTGATTGTGATCCACGAGTGGTGGGGACTCAATGACAACATCCGCATGATGACCCGTCGCCTGGCTGGGGAAGGATATACCGCACTGGCGGTAGACTTGTACAACGGCAAGGTAGCCGAAACGCCCGACAGTGCCGGGGCTTATGCCCGTTCTGTAGAGCAGGAGCCGGCTCTCGATAACCTGACGCAGGCTTATAACTATCTGATTGACACCCAAAATGCTAACGGGGTCGGAACTATAGGCTGGTGTTTTGGCGGGGGTTGGTCGCTTCAGACGGCGCTTGCCATGCCTGAGGATATTGATGCCACGGTTATCTACTACGGCCGCCTGGTTACTGATAAAGACCGTCTGGAAAACCTGACGATGCCTATCCTGGGAATTTTCGGGGCTGAAGATGGCGGTATCCCGCCTTCAGCAGTGAATGAATTTGAGTCCGCACTGAATGATGTGGGTGTACAGAATTCTATTCACATCTATGATGGTGCCGGACATGCCTTTGCCAACCCATCCGGAAGAAACTACGTGGAGAAAGCGGCCAACGACGCATGGATGAAGACAACGACCTTCTTCGAAGAGCATCTTAAGAACTAG
- a CDS encoding FAD-binding oxidoreductase: protein MSYTVTIRDIKEITHDVNQYTFDKPEGYEFEPGQATEVAIDKDGWRDEKRPFTFTSLNEDSQLQFTIKIYPEHDGVTEQIGKLKEGDSFIIDDAWGTIQYKGPGVFLAGGAGVTPFIAILRDLHKRGEIDGNKLIFSNKTEKDIILEDEFQEMLGDNFVNTLTEVDESEEYLTEFIDKEFIEEHIDDYDQNFYVCGPPQFVADISSYLQELGADTDGIVFEE, encoded by the coding sequence ATGAGCTACACAGTTACCATACGAGATATCAAAGAAATTACCCACGACGTTAACCAGTATACCTTCGACAAGCCGGAGGGTTATGAATTCGAACCCGGCCAGGCTACCGAGGTAGCCATTGATAAGGATGGCTGGCGTGATGAAAAACGTCCTTTCACCTTCACCTCGCTCAATGAAGATTCGCAGCTTCAGTTTACCATCAAGATCTATCCTGAACACGATGGGGTCACCGAACAGATTGGAAAATTGAAAGAGGGCGACAGCTTCATCATTGATGACGCTTGGGGTACCATTCAGTATAAAGGTCCTGGTGTGTTTCTGGCCGGCGGCGCGGGTGTCACACCCTTTATTGCCATTTTACGTGACCTGCACAAGCGAGGCGAGATTGACGGCAACAAGCTTATTTTTTCGAATAAGACCGAAAAGGATATCATCCTGGAGGACGAGTTTCAGGAAATGCTCGGCGATAATTTTGTGAATACGCTCACGGAAGTGGATGAATCGGAGGAGTACCTGACCGAGTTTATCGATAAGGAGTTTATTGAGGAGCATATCGATGACTATGATCAGAATTTTTATGTATGCGGACCTCCCCAGTTTGTGGCCGACATCAGCAGTTACCTGCAGGAACTGGGCGCCGACACTGATGGCATTGTCTTCGAAGAATAG
- the queA gene encoding tRNA preQ1(34) S-adenosylmethionine ribosyltransferase-isomerase QueA encodes MTFTLSDFDYELPEEYIAQKPAHPRDHARLLVYNRADGSITDDYFYNLANHLPSDTTLVANNSKVEKCRLLFDEGKMEVFILESLDNNRVRAMVRPGKKFKRGKTIQLSDEISATVLDIDEEGLRTLRMEPDLESSAYGIYQRTPFPPYIEQDESLSEEYQTVFAEDMGSKAAPTAGLHFTDELIDNIKNSGISWAEVTLHVGLGTFAPVKEDEIEEHTMHSEWYELDEKTVNRLNGASHITAIGTTSVRVLESVRNKYNAFQEDAGETDIFIRPGYEFKAVDALITNFHLPKSTLLMLVAAFTGYEEMKKIYQHAIDEKYRFYSFGDAMLIL; translated from the coding sequence ATGACTTTTACCCTTTCTGATTTTGATTATGAACTGCCTGAGGAATACATAGCCCAGAAACCGGCACATCCGCGTGACCATGCCCGACTGCTGGTCTATAACCGGGCTGACGGCAGCATAACCGACGACTATTTCTACAACCTGGCCAACCACCTCCCTTCGGACACCACCCTGGTAGCCAACAACAGCAAGGTCGAAAAGTGCCGGCTGCTGTTTGATGAGGGCAAAATGGAAGTCTTCATTCTCGAATCCCTGGATAATAACCGGGTGCGAGCTATGGTGCGGCCCGGCAAGAAGTTTAAGAGAGGAAAAACAATTCAGCTGAGCGATGAGATTTCAGCTACCGTGCTGGATATTGATGAGGAAGGGCTTCGTACTCTTAGAATGGAGCCGGACCTGGAAAGCTCAGCTTACGGCATCTATCAGCGTACACCTTTTCCGCCCTATATAGAACAGGATGAGTCGTTGTCGGAAGAGTACCAGACCGTATTTGCGGAAGACATGGGCAGCAAGGCGGCCCCGACGGCCGGACTCCATTTTACAGATGAGCTTATTGACAACATTAAGAATAGCGGCATTTCATGGGCAGAGGTCACCCTACATGTCGGTCTCGGCACTTTTGCACCGGTCAAAGAAGACGAGATTGAAGAACATACCATGCACTCAGAGTGGTATGAGCTGGATGAGAAAACAGTGAACCGGCTCAATGGGGCAAGTCACATTACAGCTATCGGTACCACCAGTGTCCGGGTACTTGAGTCGGTTAGGAACAAATACAATGCCTTTCAAGAAGATGCCGGCGAGACTGATATATTTATCAGGCCGGGCTACGAGTTCAAGGCGGTAGATGCACTGATAACCAACTTTCACCTGCCCAAAAGCACGTTACTGATGCTGGTTGCTGCCTTTACGGGCTACGAAGAGATGAAAAAAATATATCAGCATGCCATCGACGAGAAGTATCGATTCTACTCCTTTGGCGATGCCATGCTGATATTGTAA
- the dinB gene encoding DNA polymerase IV, with protein MSESIKKIIHIDMDAFYASVEQRDFPEYRGKPVIVGGSPEGRGVVAAASYEVRKFGVHSAMPAARAVRLCPQAIFVKPRFEVYREVSEQIRDIFFQFTDLVEPLSLDEAYLDVTENHINLPSATLIAKEIRRLIKEKTRLTASAGVAFNKFLAKVASDINKPNGMAVITPDKADAFLESLPIGKFHGIGSATEKKMKSLGIYTGKDLKEWDEIDLVERFGKTGRYYYRIVRGEDNREVKAHRIRKSIGKERTFSEDVEELDWIHNFLEELAEKISMSMKKKKMAGKTVTLKVRYDDFETLTRSTSFSHYINKGEDIAETAKSLLQQTEVGKRKVRLLGITLSNLNLSEEGRFEQLSIPFD; from the coding sequence ATGAGTGAAAGCATTAAGAAAATTATTCACATTGACATGGATGCCTTCTACGCATCCGTGGAGCAGCGTGACTTTCCCGAGTACCGCGGGAAACCGGTGATTGTGGGCGGGAGTCCGGAAGGACGCGGAGTGGTTGCAGCCGCAAGCTATGAAGTGAGGAAATTCGGTGTTCACTCAGCCATGCCGGCAGCAAGAGCGGTTCGGCTCTGCCCGCAGGCTATTTTCGTGAAGCCTCGCTTTGAAGTCTATCGCGAGGTGTCGGAACAGATACGGGACATCTTTTTCCAGTTTACCGATCTGGTGGAACCTCTTTCATTGGATGAAGCCTATCTCGATGTGACTGAAAATCATATCAACCTGCCTTCCGCCACCCTCATTGCCAAAGAGATCCGCCGGCTGATCAAAGAGAAGACGCGACTGACCGCTTCGGCCGGGGTAGCCTTCAACAAGTTCCTGGCAAAGGTAGCATCCGACATCAACAAGCCAAACGGTATGGCAGTGATCACACCTGATAAGGCTGATGCCTTCCTCGAATCTTTGCCCATCGGCAAGTTTCACGGAATCGGATCGGCCACCGAGAAAAAAATGAAATCCTTGGGCATCTACACCGGCAAAGATCTCAAAGAGTGGGATGAGATTGATCTGGTGGAACGTTTCGGCAAAACGGGCCGATATTACTACCGCATCGTCCGTGGAGAGGATAATAGGGAGGTAAAGGCTCACCGGATCCGGAAATCAATCGGCAAGGAGCGAACCTTTTCGGAAGATGTAGAGGAACTCGATTGGATTCACAACTTCCTGGAAGAGCTGGCCGAGAAAATTTCCATGAGCATGAAGAAAAAAAAGATGGCCGGGAAGACCGTCACGCTTAAGGTGCGCTATGATGATTTTGAAACCCTTACCCGGAGTACTTCCTTCAGCCACTATATTAACAAAGGGGAGGATATCGCAGAGACTGCCAAGTCGCTGCTGCAGCAGACAGAGGTCGGCAAACGCAAGGTGCGCCTGCTGGGAATTACTTTATCGAATCTGAATTTGAGTGAAGAAGGAAGATTTGAGCAGCTGAGTATTCCTTTCGATTGA
- a CDS encoding 2'-5' RNA ligase family protein has product MASSEKYSLWLRPFGDIAFSIQQRINKLSNKYGTPSFEPHVTLLSGLRYGETELIQLTETLAGALSPFDLLLTKAGYRDKFYQSLFVHIKKSDKLINAYETALQLFGYEEDEEYIPHLSLMYGDISQEEKERILSVMGREFHIRFEVHSLLLVKTEGKPHEWEKIHLAEFKS; this is encoded by the coding sequence ATGGCATCATCCGAAAAATATTCTTTGTGGTTACGTCCCTTCGGCGATATTGCATTCAGCATTCAGCAGCGAATAAATAAACTCAGCAACAAATACGGCACTCCTTCTTTTGAACCGCATGTTACGCTTCTCAGCGGTTTGAGGTATGGTGAAACGGAACTCATTCAGCTGACTGAGACACTGGCAGGTGCGCTGAGTCCTTTCGATCTGCTGCTGACGAAAGCAGGTTATCGGGACAAATTTTACCAGTCTCTATTTGTACACATCAAAAAAAGTGATAAGCTGATAAATGCCTACGAAACCGCCCTGCAGCTTTTTGGTTACGAAGAGGACGAGGAATATATTCCCCACCTCAGCCTGATGTACGGGGATATCAGCCAGGAAGAGAAAGAACGAATTTTAAGCGTAATGGGCCGGGAGTTTCATATCCGGTTTGAGGTTCACAGCTTGCTTTTGGTGAAAACCGAGGGTAAACCCCACGAGTGGGAAAAGATACACCTCGCGGAGTTCAAGTCCTGA
- a CDS encoding Glu/Leu/Phe/Val family dehydrogenase, producing the protein MSNYKFFDQVNKAFDKAAQYSRFDAGLLSQIKICNSVYRFSFPLKKDNGDIEVLHGWRVEHSHHKVPTKGGIRFSMSVNEDETMALAALMTYKCAVVDVPFGGAKGGIRIDKNNYSQDELERITRRYTFELIKKGFIGPGLDVPAPDYGTGAREMGWILDTYRQLNSELNSEACVTGKPIPMGGIRGRTEATGRGVYFGVREACKDKEDMKDLGLEPGLEGKTFVVQGLGNVGYHAAKYLIEGGAKLIGVAEYEGSIYDKNGIDLEKLMEFRKDTGSIIGFGNTKEMEDRGAVLEAECDILVPAALENQINSDNMENIQAKIIAEAANGPTTTEAHDYLKKRGALLIPDNYLNAGGVTVSYFEWLKNLSHVRFGRMEKRAEATSYRKILGVIENISDRTFTEEELEKLASGSGEYELVDSGLEETMIVAYQQINELRKKHDIDLRTAAFLNAIEKVGAIYEQMGIFP; encoded by the coding sequence ATGTCAAACTATAAGTTTTTCGATCAGGTAAACAAAGCATTTGATAAAGCAGCCCAGTACTCACGTTTTGATGCGGGCTTGCTGAGCCAAATTAAAATTTGCAACAGCGTTTATCGCTTCAGCTTCCCACTTAAAAAGGATAACGGCGATATTGAAGTACTGCATGGATGGCGTGTGGAGCATAGTCATCATAAGGTCCCAACGAAGGGTGGTATTCGATTCAGCATGTCGGTCAATGAAGACGAAACGATGGCGCTCGCCGCACTGATGACCTATAAGTGTGCAGTAGTAGACGTACCTTTTGGTGGCGCCAAAGGAGGCATCAGGATTGATAAGAACAATTACTCTCAAGATGAACTGGAGCGTATCACCCGCCGCTATACCTTCGAGCTTATTAAAAAAGGATTTATAGGTCCGGGACTGGATGTACCTGCTCCCGACTACGGAACCGGGGCTCGGGAGATGGGATGGATCCTCGATACCTACCGGCAGCTTAATTCAGAGCTCAATAGTGAGGCTTGTGTAACCGGCAAACCCATTCCGATGGGCGGGATTCGAGGCAGAACGGAAGCAACCGGACGGGGCGTCTACTTTGGGGTACGCGAAGCCTGTAAGGATAAGGAAGATATGAAGGATCTGGGCTTGGAGCCCGGACTGGAAGGCAAAACGTTTGTAGTACAGGGACTTGGTAATGTGGGCTACCACGCAGCCAAATATCTCATAGAAGGAGGAGCCAAACTGATCGGGGTTGCCGAATACGAAGGATCAATTTACGACAAGAACGGTATCGACCTGGAAAAGCTAATGGAGTTTCGAAAGGATACAGGCTCTATCATCGGTTTTGGGAATACCAAAGAGATGGAAGACCGCGGTGCGGTGCTCGAAGCCGAATGTGATATCCTTGTGCCCGCTGCTCTTGAAAATCAGATCAACAGCGATAATATGGAGAACATCCAAGCCAAGATCATCGCAGAAGCGGCTAACGGTCCGACGACCACCGAAGCACACGACTACCTCAAAAAACGCGGGGCACTGCTGATTCCGGATAACTACCTCAACGCCGGCGGTGTGACGGTTTCATATTTCGAATGGCTCAAAAATCTTTCCCACGTCCGTTTCGGTAGGATGGAAAAACGTGCGGAAGCTACCAGCTACCGCAAAATTCTGGGTGTGATTGAGAATATCTCTGATCGCACCTTTACCGAAGAAGAACTGGAAAAACTAGCCAGCGGTTCGGGAGAATATGAGCTAGTGGATTCCGGACTTGAAGAGACGATGATTGTTGCCTACCAGCAAATCAATGAGCTGCGCAAAAAACACGATATTGACTTGCGGACGGCTGCATTTCTCAATGCCATTGAAAAGGTAGGCGCCATCTATGAACAGATGGGTATCTTCCCATGA
- a CDS encoding sodium:solute symporter family transporter — MDETQVISLAVDEYAVWAFVGYLLLLIGIGIYSSRFSSEGISEFFIGGRKMSRFVVALSAVVSGRSAWLLLGVTGMAYAQGASAVWAVIGYIVVELFLFLYYARRLRNFSETYDCITIPDFFAERFNDKTGSLRILLVVVFLIFMVSYVSAQFVAGGKAFASSFHIDQSTGIILSAVIILAYTVLGGFLAVSLTDMFQAIFMIFALVILPFIAIADAGGLPAVLSQLTDMDASLVDPFALSFGALVGFLGIGLGSPGNPHILTRYMSIDDVNQLRWTAVVGTTWNVVMAWGAIFIGLAGRVYFPEADLLPASDTENLYPVLAQQHLHPVIFGVVVASIFAAIMSTADSQLLVAASAVVRDIYDRILNKGKEIPQQKLVRYSRLVVLLLVVVALAFGLLAQELVFWLVLFAWAGLGAAIGPTSILALYWKGTTKAGVIAGLLTGTFVTIIWYYIPVLKNNLYELIPAFILSLLATWLVSLYTQKPNNIEEVFIELEK; from the coding sequence GTGGATGAAACCCAGGTCATATCCTTAGCGGTTGACGAGTATGCTGTCTGGGCATTTGTGGGATATCTTCTTCTCTTGATAGGTATCGGTATCTACTCTTCGCGCTTTTCATCTGAGGGAATCAGTGAGTTTTTTATCGGTGGCAGGAAGATGAGTCGTTTCGTGGTAGCGCTCTCTGCGGTGGTTTCAGGTCGCAGCGCCTGGCTGCTTCTCGGTGTCACCGGAATGGCCTATGCCCAGGGTGCCTCGGCTGTGTGGGCGGTAATAGGCTATATCGTGGTAGAGCTGTTTTTATTTCTATACTATGCCCGTCGCCTGCGTAATTTTTCTGAAACATATGACTGCATCACCATACCGGACTTCTTCGCCGAGCGGTTCAACGACAAGACCGGTTCCCTGCGCATACTGCTGGTTGTGGTGTTTCTTATCTTTATGGTAAGCTATGTTTCCGCCCAGTTTGTGGCCGGCGGTAAGGCTTTTGCCTCCAGTTTTCATATCGATCAGTCTACCGGAATTATTCTTTCTGCCGTTATCATTCTTGCTTATACGGTTCTGGGTGGATTTTTGGCAGTGAGTCTTACCGATATGTTCCAGGCTATTTTTATGATTTTTGCGCTGGTGATTCTGCCCTTTATCGCCATTGCCGATGCCGGCGGTTTACCGGCAGTACTTTCCCAGCTCACCGATATGGATGCCTCCCTGGTGGATCCTTTTGCCCTTTCGTTTGGGGCACTGGTAGGATTTTTAGGTATAGGACTCGGCTCGCCCGGCAACCCGCATATTCTTACCCGTTATATGTCTATTGATGATGTGAATCAATTGCGGTGGACTGCAGTGGTGGGTACCACCTGGAATGTTGTTATGGCCTGGGGTGCCATCTTTATCGGGCTGGCCGGACGCGTCTATTTCCCGGAAGCAGATCTGTTGCCTGCCTCCGATACCGAGAACCTGTATCCTGTTCTGGCGCAGCAGCACCTGCACCCGGTTATTTTCGGAGTGGTGGTGGCCTCCATATTTGCGGCGATCATGTCGACAGCAGATTCCCAGCTTCTGGTGGCGGCTTCAGCCGTAGTACGCGATATCTACGACCGTATCCTAAACAAGGGTAAGGAGATCCCCCAACAGAAACTGGTGCGTTACAGCCGTCTCGTCGTGCTGTTGCTTGTGGTTGTGGCCCTTGCTTTCGGATTACTGGCGCAGGAGCTGGTCTTCTGGCTCGTTCTATTTGCCTGGGCGGGATTAGGTGCGGCTATAGGTCCTACTTCCATCCTGGCGCTCTATTGGAAGGGAACAACTAAAGCCGGGGTCATCGCCGGATTATTAACGGGCACCTTTGTGACGATTATATGGTACTATATCCCGGTGCTTAAAAACAATTTATATGAACTGATTCCTGCATTCATCTTAAGCCTCCTTGCTACCTGGCTGGTGAGCCTCTACACCCAAAAGCCTAATAATATTGAAGAGGTCTTCATCGAACTCGAAAAATGA
- the glgB gene encoding 1,4-alpha-glucan branching protein GlgB codes for MTSLLSKKDREKWHAGNHHHIYEKLGAHITDKGVRFAVWAPHAHSVSVVGPFNHWDGRENPMEKDEETGIWSTEIEGVKHWSLYKYELKTGPDSPPFLKSDPYAFYSELRPKTASIVYELEGFDWEDDEWLENRQGLQSFDKPMSIYEVHIGSWRLKGWQNSEYLSYKELAGELIPYVKDMGFTHIELMPVSEYPYDASWGYQVTGYYAPTSRYGEPKEFMYFINECHKAGIGVILDWVPGHFPKDEQALQMFDGQALYEHEHPFRREQKDWGTHVFDYSKPGVRNFLISNAAFWSEKFHIDGLRVDAVASMLYLDYSKSHGEWLPNQYGGNENIEAIEFLKEFNRVMQDEYPGVLTIAEESTSWAGVTDSTENGGLGFDYKWNMGWMNDTLSYMEMNVKGRYRNPRKITFPMVYAMNEQFVLPLSHDEVVHLKKPLAYKAPGQHEQQFANLRLLFSYMMGFPGKKLLFMGGEFGQTSEWSEDRQLDWHLLKYKPHEGMQRLVSDLLDIYNREGSLYEQENNYQSFEWIHMGEEHPGLFSFLRKAKDSQNHIFFILNFSDSEIFDYSPGPFEGMRYELLVNTDSEYYGGNNRGSLSEPAKDYRQVCGLAPFSALVLKSIY; via the coding sequence GTGACTTCATTACTATCAAAGAAAGACCGGGAAAAGTGGCACGCAGGGAATCATCATCATATCTACGAAAAGCTGGGTGCTCATATTACCGATAAAGGAGTCCGTTTTGCCGTCTGGGCACCACATGCCCACAGCGTCAGCGTGGTCGGACCGTTTAACCACTGGGACGGCCGTGAAAATCCCATGGAAAAAGACGAGGAAACCGGCATCTGGTCGACCGAAATTGAGGGCGTAAAACACTGGTCCCTATATAAGTATGAGCTGAAAACCGGTCCGGATTCGCCTCCTTTTCTCAAATCCGATCCCTACGCATTTTATTCCGAGTTGCGTCCCAAGACAGCTTCCATCGTGTATGAACTGGAAGGTTTTGACTGGGAAGATGATGAGTGGTTAGAGAATCGTCAGGGTCTTCAGAGCTTTGACAAACCCATGTCAATATACGAGGTGCATATCGGATCGTGGAGGCTCAAGGGCTGGCAGAACAGCGAATATCTCAGTTATAAGGAACTGGCCGGCGAACTCATCCCCTATGTAAAGGATATGGGCTTTACGCACATTGAGTTGATGCCGGTATCAGAATATCCCTATGATGCTTCGTGGGGATACCAGGTAACCGGTTACTATGCCCCCACCAGCCGTTATGGCGAGCCCAAGGAGTTCATGTACTTTATCAATGAGTGCCACAAGGCAGGAATCGGGGTGATACTCGATTGGGTGCCCGGGCACTTTCCCAAAGACGAGCAGGCACTGCAAATGTTTGACGGTCAGGCGCTCTATGAACATGAGCACCCGTTTCGAAGGGAGCAGAAAGACTGGGGGACCCATGTTTTTGATTACAGCAAGCCGGGTGTGCGCAATTTCCTGATTTCCAACGCGGCCTTCTGGAGTGAAAAGTTTCATATCGACGGATTGCGTGTCGATGCGGTAGCCTCCATGCTCTATCTCGATTATTCCAAGAGTCACGGAGAGTGGCTGCCCAACCAGTACGGAGGCAATGAAAATATTGAAGCTATTGAATTCCTCAAGGAGTTCAACCGGGTGATGCAGGATGAGTATCCCGGCGTGCTCACTATAGCAGAGGAATCCACATCATGGGCAGGGGTTACAGACTCTACCGAGAATGGCGGACTGGGTTTTGACTACAAGTGGAACATGGGCTGGATGAATGACACGCTCAGCTATATGGAGATGAATGTGAAGGGCAGGTACCGTAATCCGCGAAAAATCACCTTTCCTATGGTTTACGCCATGAATGAGCAGTTTGTACTGCCACTATCCCACGACGAGGTGGTGCACTTGAAGAAACCTCTTGCTTACAAGGCTCCCGGACAACATGAACAGCAGTTCGCCAACCTGCGGCTGTTATTCAGCTATATGATGGGTTTCCCGGGTAAAAAGCTGCTTTTTATGGGCGGTGAGTTCGGCCAAACCAGCGAGTGGTCTGAGGACCGTCAGCTCGACTGGCACCTGCTGAAGTACAAACCGCATGAGGGCATGCAGCGCCTGGTATCTGACCTACTGGATATTTATAACAGAGAAGGTTCCCTTTATGAGCAGGAGAACAACTACCAGAGCTTTGAATGGATACACATGGGTGAAGAACATCCCGGGCTTTTCTCCTTCCTGCGCAAGGCCAAAGATTCTCAAAACCACATCTTTTTTATTCTGAATTTTTCCGATTCGGAGATCTTCGATTATTCTCCGGGTCCGTTTGAAGGCATGCGCTACGAATTGCTGGTCAACACCGATTCGGAATACTACGGGGGCAACAACCGGGGCTCCCTGAGCGAACCAGCTAAAGATTATCGGCAGGTATGCGGTCTTGCACCCTTCTCTGCGTTGGTTTTAAAATCAATTTATTAG